In Verrucomicrobiota bacterium, the DNA window CGGAGGAACGATCTCCAGTTTGAAGAAGGCTCGGGACTCGTTGAGCATCGGGAGCGTGATCGTCACGAGGTCGAACTTTTCATTCAGAGGCTCGACCGTTGGAACCACCGATACAGCTTCCCAATCAACAAGGTCGTGGGATGTCTTGACGACGTAGTGCGTCTGGAGGGCATCGTAGTATTTGAGTCGAGGAAAAGAAAATGTTGTTTGCCCGTTACTTGCGGCAACCGACAAATCAATGACGGATCGATGTCCCGGCAGGGTTGGGACGCCTCCGAGAGCAAATTCCATGAAGTCGGACGCCTTGTCCTCGTCGAAATCCGTTGTTAAATCAGTCGCCTGAAGATTCTCTTCCTCCGCCCAATATTGGTAGGAGAGATCGAAATACGACTCACTTCTCGTCCCAACGACCGTGTCCGAAATCGTGAATCCATCACCAGCGACCTGAAAGATCGGGTTATTCGCCTGGACGTAGGCACTATCCCAGGTGTCCGTGTTTCGGGTAATGGTCGAGCTGGAGTGCTTTTGCCCGTCCCAGAAAACCGTCGCCCGATAATCGTGGGTGCCGTTTCCGTTGTTCCTCAGATAAGTCAGCTGAAGCTCAATCTCACTGGAGTTTCCAGTGAAGAGCGCATTCGCATCAGGGAGATCGCCTTGATCCTGCGTGCTCCCGCCAGAGAAAAAGTGGGCCGTGTCGGAGTTGCCAGCGAAACGAACATCATGAAAATTTCCCGGAGAGCCATAACCAAAGACGTAGTGGAGAGTGGCATCGAAGGTCTTACCGGAGTCATCGTTGCGGAATCCGATTCGCAGAAGATTCTCATTTCCGGCAGAGGTCGTGATGTCGCTGATCCGAAAAGATAGGAACATAGTTCGCTGCCCATACTCATCCAACGTGATCGGTGTTTCGAAATCGGTCACCGCGGCGACATCCCCCCGGTTATCGGATTGGTCGTGAAAAAGAAGGGTAAACCCCTTGTCGGTCATATTCGTAAACGTCCGATCCACGTCCTGGCCGGATGGATACCAAACATCGACCACATCCTGATCGCTCACGAGGAGCGTCACGGTACCTTCGTCGCCATCTCCTTCCCCGTTTGTCACTTCAAAGGTAAACGTGTCGGTTCCGATAAAGCCAAGATCCGGCGTGTAAGCAACGATCGGAGGCGTGCCGATCAAAGTACCGTTCGCAGGAGGAGTCTTGATTGCATAGGAGGGCACTTCAGTGCCTCCGAGTGACTCCAGCCGGATCCCCACCTGCGTTTCCTGCGGGACAGACACCTCCTGATCGAGTGCGGCAATCGAATTTCCCTCTGTGAATACATCTTCATAGAAATCGACCTCGTTGGAGTGATCTAATGGATTGTCACTACTGACAACGACCGCATGGCCAAAGGCCGGGAGCTGGACATTCATCGCAACAGCGCTTCCGGGTGCCGGGGTGACGTCTTCAACGACTTCGGTCCAGCTCTTGTGGAGGGACGCGTCTCCGTCTGCGGCACCCCAAAAATTTCCCGTGTAGGACCGATTCGAGCCGGTGAGATTCTGCACGAGGCGAAAACGGCGATCCCCCTCGATGACTTGAAGCACCGCGACGTTGCTGTTCTCCGGCAAAACGTTGATCGCCGAAACGGCGTAGCCCGTGTCCTTGCGCGTGCACTCGACGACGGCCCAGCGTCGCGTTCCCGCCGGGTAGGAAATCAAGGTGTCATCGTTTTGATCCGCTGCATCGTGCAAGCGGAGGAGCGCGGTGTAGTCGTCATCTGTGTTCGAGCCGTAAACGGTCGTCCGCTGAACCGAGCGCGGACCCGTGAAGGTCGTCTGCGGCACGCGGACTTGAAGCTCGCCGAACTCAAAATCGTCCGTGGCGACTTCCACGACGTCGAGATAAGATCCCAAAATCGGCTTTCTCCCACCGACAAGGACGATACGGGTGTCCAGTCCGTAGACCTGATCAGCCGCATCGTTGTGAATCTGGACCAGCCCGACGACGCGTTCCTTCGTCAAGAGCCACAGCTGCTCTCCCAACCAATCGGTTCCGGGCCCCCAGCTGGGGGTAGATCCACCGGTAACCCGCTCGGAGATACGATAGGAGGTGCTGAGGGTTCCGAAGTTCTTGCGAACGATGGCGTAGGTCTGTTCGTCCTGGGCGAGAAAGCGATATTTACCCCCATCGCGATTACTGCGGGCCCAATCCGTCGTAACGCCCGTCTTGTTTTTGAATTCAACGGCCACGCCGTCGAGGGCGGCTTTGAGCGACGTATTGTTCGACCAGGGGCCGAGAGCTGCTGCCCCGACGAAAGTATTTCTTCCGGTCTGCTTTCCTTCGTAACCCTTGTCCGGGTGATCGGGTGCTGGGATCTGAGGATTGCGGGAGGTGGCTACGGCCAGCCATTCGGGCGTTCGGATTCGCGGACCTAGAATAGCGCGATCGTAAAGGATAAACTCAGAGGGCGGAGTCTCTGGAACGATTTGCCCTCCATTGTAGTAGACAGCAAAGAGGATGCTCCATTCATCGTGGAGTTCATTTTCAACGTCCTGTCCGAAAAAGTAGTTGTAGCGATCCCCGTAGAGGTAGGCTGTAATCAAAGCAGCTTGCTGTCCTCGGCCGCCGTTATACATGTGCTTCACCGCGACGGAGGTCGACTGCTCGGGAAAACCACTTGGCTCCACCGAGAGAGGGACCCATGGGATCGTTTTATCCAGAGCTGCTTTCATCTCCGGGGATCCTGTGATCGTCCACCACCATAGCATGAAGTAGATATTCCAATTCCGATAGCTGGCACTCTCGTTCTGAAAGCCTGACTTGTGGATCGCACCGTCGCCAACCACGCATTGGGTGAGGTAGAGATCAATCGCGTCGGCCCCCTTGTTTTGATACAGCGTATTCGAAGTGACAACGCCGGTGAAAAAAACGGCCATGGCCATGCGGATATCGCCGTTATGCCAGGAATCGGCGACGATGTAGTCGTCGTAGAGCTCAGGGCGGCTAGAAAGCTGATGGTCGGTGAACGCAATCAGGGCTTCCTCCCATTTGGAAATTTCCGCTGCCGTCAGATCGGACGGGCTATGATGCTTGAGCAGCATGTAAGCGTAGGAAGCCTGAAAACAACCCGACATATCGCCAAGGCCGTCCCCAGATAGGTACTCATCGAATCGGGCATCGAGAAGAATCTTTAGCCGGTCCAGGTAGAGTGTGTTGAAGCGGTAGGGGCTTTGTGGGTGGAGATAGGCATAGGCAGCATTGAGCGTTTCGTTGGCGTGAGGCCAGGTGCTACTAGGAATCGTCGTGTTCCCAATGTTCACATTACTATAAAGCAGCCCGAAGGTCGGGTGATCAGGATTGAGAACAGGAAAGTCCGTTACCGCTGCCTGTGACGTTGAGCTGAGAAGCAAAAAGGCAGAGAAAAAGAGCGAAGCATTCAAGTGCGATCTAAAGAGACTCACTTGACCAGTTCGTTTGGGATAGCGATTTGTGGCAAAGGTTAACTTCATCTTCTTTTCTTTAGGAGGAAAGTTCAGGTGTGCGGCAGAAAACTAGTCGGAGAAATCGACTTCCAACCGGAAGAACTCCTTCTGATTTGTGGAAAGGGGTATCAAAACCGACGAGAGCTCGAATCCGTCTGTAAGAGGTGCGGTCGCCGGAACCGTCAGGACCGTCTCCCAGGTAACGAGGTCCGTCGAAGATTTCAGAAGGTAGTCAAAACCCAGCTCGGAGGAGAACCTCCGCTGTGGAAAAGATACGGTCACGATACTTCCGCTAGAAGAAATAGAAAGCGGACCGTAGGCAGAATGGTAGGGATTCACCGGATTTCCACCGAGAAGAAACTCCGTCAAATCACTCGCCTCATCTTGGTCAAAGTTTGAACCTTCGCTCGACGAGGAAATCCCGTAAGACTCAAGCCAGTGATCGTAGGCGAGTTCGAAAAAGGAAGGGGCTTCCACGAAGATCTCGGTATCCGAAATCGTAAAGCCATCGCCTGCTACTTGAAAGAGAGGGTTGTTGGCCTGGATGTAAGCACTGTCCCAGGTATCCGTGTTGCGCGTGATGGTTGTGCTGGTATGGCTACCGCCGTCCCATTCGATCCTTGCTTCGTAATCGTGGGTGCCGTCGCCATTGCTGGAAAGGTAGGTGAGGCTCAGCGTGATCTCGCTCGAATTTCCCGTGAAGAGAGGATTCGCCTCCGGTATCGATCTCATGTCTTGGGTCGGTCCCCCGGTGAAAAAGTGAGAGGTGTTCGACTTTCCAGCAAAGCGGACATCGCGGCGGTCCCCCGGCGCGCCGTAGCCGAAAATGAAGTGGATCGTCGCGTCAAAAGTACTGCCCGAATCATTGTTTCGAAATCCAACGCGCAGAAGATTCGCGGCCCCGACCGTTGTTGTGATGTCTTTAATGGAAAACGAAAAGGTGAGGGTCTTGTTGTCGAAGTAATCCAAGGTAATCGGGGTATCAAAATCCGTCACAGCGGCAACATCGCCGCGATCGTCCGACTCGTCGTGAAAGACCAGGGTAAACCCCGTCTGATCCATGTTCGAAAAGGTTCGATCAATATCACTTCCAGACGGATACCAGGCACTCTTCTCATTCTTCTCTTCCACCTCGATCATGACCGTACCTTCATCGTTTATGCCCTCGCTGTTGGTAACTGAAAACGTAAAGGAATCTGTCCCAGTAAAGCCGACATTTGATCGGTAAGCCAAAACGGGAGGAACGCCTGCGAGTGTCCCATTCGCCGGAAACGAAGTGAGCGCAAAAGTAGGCGTTTCCTGACCTGTAAACCCATCCAAAAGGATCGCGAGTTGGGTGTCCTCCTGAGTTTCCAAAGTTTGATCAAACGCAAGAATCGTATCTCCCTCGGTGAAAAGATCCTCGTAGAAGAGCGTGTTGCCGTCATGATCACGCGATTCCGAGCTTACGACGACCACTGCATGCCCATAGGCTGGAACTTGCAAGTTCATGGGCAAGGTGGTCTGCCCTGCCCCATTTGTTAGAAGGAGGTCGACCGTTTCTGACCAACTGCGATGAAGCGTCGCGGTCGTGCTCCCTTCGGACTCTATATCTCCCGTGTAAACGAGTGGCCCCGCAGTCAGGTTCTGGATTAGACGAAACTTCCGGCTGAGTTCTGTCACCTCGATCACCGCAAAGTTTGGGTCGTTCGGCAACAGGTTCTCCACTTTTGAGGCAAAGGAGTTTCCGCTACGGATACACTCCACCAGGGCGTAACGCCTCGTGCCAGCTGGATACGAAATCTGAGTGTCGTTTTGGGTATCTTGGGCATCGTGGAGCCGAAGGACTGCAGTCCGGTCGTCTGCATTCAATTCGTTCCGATTCGTGATTCCCTGATACGTGGTGGATGTCCCGCCACCAAAATTCTCGTTGTGAATCCGTAGGCTGAGCTCTCCGTAGTCATACACTTCATCCGGCACCACTTCGACCAGTTCGTGATATTGACCAAGAATGTTGATTCGACCGCCAACCAGGACAAAGCGGGCATTCAGTCCGTAAACCGTATCCTCAACCTCGTTTTCAATCTGCACCAGTCCGACCAAACGATCCTCAGTGAGTAGCCAGAGTTGTTTACCTATCCAGTCCGTACCGCTTCCCCAGGTCGGACTGGCGGGTGCGGAAACACGATCCGACAAACGATAGACAGTAGAAAGCGTTCCAAACGTATTTCGGGTAACTGTTTCGGTTTGCTCATCCTGTGCGAGAAAACGATAAATCCCTCCATCGCCAAAGCTGCGGGCCAAGTCAATCGCCTGACCCGCTTTGTTCTTGAATTCGACGCAGACGCTGTCGAGGGCTGCCTTGAGCGACGTGTTGTTATCCCATGCGCCCAGAGCCAGCGCACCAACAAAGGTGTTCTTCCCGATCATGGTTCCTTCGTAGCCCTCGTTCAGATGGTCAGGCTCGGGTGTCTGAGGGTTACGCCCGTTGGCGACAAAAGCCCAGTCATCCCAACGTCCACGGGGTCCCATGATCGCGCGATCGTAGACAATGAAATCACTCGGCGGCGTCTGAGGGCTCAGACCCGGCTGATAATAAACCGCGTCGAGAATCGAGTATTCGGCACTGTAGCGATTCTCGACGTCAGAACCGAAGTAATAATTGTACCTGTCCCCATAGAGGTAGGCAGTCATTAATGAAGCTCTCAGGCCACGTAGCCCGTTATACTGGTGCTTGTAAGGAATCCCGGTCGATTGCTCCTGAAAACCGGAGGGCTCGACGGACATAGGCACATAAGGTATGGTTTTGTTGAGGGCTGCTTTGATTTCAGGAGAACCGGTCAAAGTCCACCACCAGACGAACGAATTGATCGTGGTATCCCGGTAAGTCGCCACTTCATTGTTGAAACCGACGTAGTGGGAAGCCCCATCGCCAACGACTGCTTGACTCATGACCAGATCAATCGCCTCCTGCGCTTTCGTTTGATAGTCAACGTTTCCGAGGGCCACGCCACCACAGTAAACGCCAAGAGCCAGCCGAATCTCTCCATTGAGCCATAGCGATGCAAGGATGTGATCGTCGAAAAGAAGTGAATCCTCGAGGATCTCCGCACACATCTTGTCGATACCTCGATCCCACTCAGCCTGCTGCTGACTCGTGATGTCTTCGGGACTATGATGCTTGAGCAGCATGTAGGCGTAGCTCGTCCCAAAGGTACCCGAAATATCCCTCAGGTCCTGACCATTTTCCCATCTGGAGATCCGAGCCTCCAATAATACAAGGAGACGCGCCAGATAAGCCGGATTGTTCTGGTGTGGGCTCTGAGGGTGGAGGTAGGCGTAGGCCGCATTGATGCATTCAAAGCCTTCGTTGAAACCGGTACCTGTTGCCGAATCGTTTCCGACTTGGACATCCGAGTAGAGCTGAGAAAAGATTGGCGAGTCCGGATTTAGTCTCGGAAAATCAAGGACCCTCGAGGAAAAACACGTCGAGTTTGCAGCAACAAAAAGAAGGACTCCAAGCCCATTGCACAAATTCAAACTCATGGGTGCTTGGTGATCCTCTTGCCGTTGTTGAAAAAAGGATCCTTCATCTTGCAGTGCGGGGAGGAGTTGGAGCGTAGGATGCCGACCTAAGGTAATTTGCGCTCAGTTGTTCAATATACGGTGAGCAAGCCGGTTGTCGGATCGTTTTGGAGAATTTGCCCAAAATCGAAGGGATTTGAGTGTTCATACACCTTAGGTTTGGCCTTCATCCTTCGGTAAAAATATCCTCGTAAAATTGAGTCTTCGCGTCGTGATGCTTCTCCTCCGAACTGACGACGACCACTGCATGTTCATAAGGAGGAATCTCCATATTCAGCGAGATGGGAGGTTGGAAGTCAGCAACGCGCACATCGGCTGACCAGCTCTTGTGTAAACTGACCGAGGTGCCGGGTCCTGAATCCATCTCTCCACTGTATTTCAGAGTCTCGTCTGTCAGGTTTTGAACCAAACGAAACTTTCGGTCCTCCTCGGTGACCTCAAGGACGGCAAACTTCTCGTCATTGGGGAGCAAATTCTCAGCTTTTTCGGAAAAGGACCGGTCTTCCTGAATACACTCGATCACGGCATAGCGACGCGTCCCGGCTCGATATTCGATAGCCGAATCGTCCCTTTCATCTTCGACGGCGTGGAGCCTCAACATGACCGCCCGGTCGTCGCTCGGATGGTTGTTTACGCTGAACCGTTCCTGAGAATACCCACCGCCAAAATTTTCTTCCGGGATACGAAGCTGAAGCTCTCCAAACCTGAATTCGTTCGGAGACAGCTCATCCAGTTCATAGAAACGCCCGAGGATCGGATAGCGTCCGCCGACCAATGAAATTCGCGTATTGAGACCGAAAACGGTAGCTGCCGTTTCGTTGTAGATCTGGACCAAACCGACAAGGCGATCCCCGGTCAGAAGCCAAACTTGCTCCCCAAGCCAATCTGTTCCCTTCCCCCAATCCTCTGTCGCACCGGCCGAGCGCCGTGTAGACAGGCGATAACGGGTAGCAAGGGAGCCAAAGGTTTTTCGGGTTATGGTCGAGGTCTCTTCATCCTGGGACAAAAACCGGTAAGTGTTCGCCCCTCGTGCCCAATCATCTGTCGTTCCAGGGCGATTTTTAAACTCGGGACAAACGCCATCGAGGGCCGCTTTCAACGAGGTATTGTTTTCCCAGGAGCCCACGGCTAAGGCACCGACAAAGGTGTTCTTCCCTCCCATCCGACCGTCATACCCCTGATCGGGATGGTCCGGCTCAGGCGTTTGCGGGTCTCGCCCGTTCGCGACTACCGCCCAATCCTCCCAGCGACCACGAGGACCCATAATCGCTCGATCATAGAGCATGAAGTTAGACGGAGGTGTCTGAGGTTCGAGGCCTTCTCGGTAGTGAATCGCGTAAAGCAGGGAGTATTCAGGATTGTAGGAGTTTTCTTTTTGGGAGCCGAAAAAGTAATTGTACCGATCGCCGTAAAGGTAAGCGGTTGCCAGCGCAGCCCCTCTTCCTCGAATACCGTTGTAACTATGCTTGTATGGGATCCCGGTGGACTGCTCCTGAAATCCGGAAGGCTCGACAGAGAGAGGAACGTAGGGGATTGTCTTATCGAGAGCTGCTTTCGCTTTGGGTGATCCAGTCAACGTCCACCACCACAAGAAGGAGTTGATGGTCGTGTCGCGGTAGGTCGCCACTTCGGTGTTGAATCCAACGTAATGGGAAGCGCCATCACCCACAACCGCCTGACTAAGGACCATGTCAATCGCCTCGCTCGCCTTCTCTTGATACTCCACATTATCAATGGCAGCACCACCGGTGTAGAGGCCCAGAGCAAGGCGAATATCCCCGTTGAGCCATCCGTTTGCGAGGATGTGATCCTCGTAGAGCAAAGTGTTTTTTAGAATTTCTTTGCCCATCTTTTCCACACTATCGTCCCATTCTTCGATCTTGTCGCTAATGTCGTCGGGCCGATGATACTTCATCAACAGGTAGGCATAAGCCGTTCCGAAACTGCTCGTAATATCGATCCCCTCATTCTGCTGCCACCGAGACATACGGGCATCCAACAATGCCCGAAGCCGGGCCAGGTAATCAGGGTCGTACTGATGCGGACTCTGCGGGTGTAAATAAGCGTAAGCCGCGTTCAGGGTCTCGTAACCCTCCTTGAATCCTGTCCCGGTTGCGGTTGGGTTCCCGACTTGTACATCGGAATAAAGCAAATCGAAAGCTGGCGAATCGGGATCGAGAGGATGGAGATCCGTAACCGCTCCACCCAAGACCATCGGTAGGCTTTGGACGAAAAATGAGGTAAAGACTAGTCTTGAGAGTGCAGTCATAGTTCGAGTGAGGTTTCTGAACAAAAGAAGGGTTATCCTAACTCAATTGCACAAGATGGGGGGAGAACACTTGCAGAACCAACAAGAGCAAAATTGATCCAACTGGATCAGACTAGTATGTAATCACGCAAATCGCTGCGAAAACGCGCATGCCTTCTGATCAAAGGCGAACCGCTTGGAGCTGAAATGCCCGGAAGGTGTTCTTCATTAGCATGGCGACTGTCATCGGACCCACGCCTCCGGGCACGGGCGTCATCCAGGAGGCTTTTGCGGAGACACTCTCATAATCCACGTCACCCACCAATCGATACCCACTCTTCTTGGATTGGTCCGGGATCCGGTTGATCCCCACGTCGATCACTCCAACCCCTTCTTTCACCATCTCAGCATCTACAAAATTTGGACGACCCATAGCGGCGATTAGAATATCAGCCTGTCGCGTTGTTTCCGCCAAATTCGCTGTGCGAGAATGACAAATGGTGATTGTGGAATTTCCCGGCACGCCTTTTCGGACCATCAGCAAAGCGGATGGTTTACCGACAATCAAACTACGCCCAAGGACCACGACATGTTTACCTTCTGTTTCCATGCCGCTTCTCTTAATCAGCTCCATGATTCCAGCCGGTGTGCACGAAACAAAGCCAGTTGGATCTTCCTGGCAAAGTTTGCCAATGTTGAACGTGCTAAAACCATCCACATCTTTCTCCGGAAGCACCCTATTAAATGTTTCAATCTCCTCGATGTGCTCGGGAAGCGGAGCCTGTATCAGTATCCCATTCACCGAAGGGTCTGCGTTGAGAGTATCGATTTTCTCGAAGAGGTTTTCTTTCGCGACGTTCTCCTCAAACAAGATGAGCCTGCTTTCAATCCCGATCTTTGCAGCTACGCGCTGCTTCTTGGTCACATAGGAAATCGATGCTGGATCATTACCGACTCGGATGAGAGAGATACACGGCTTTGGGCCTTTGATTTCACTGACTTCCTTGCGGAGTTCTTCAATGATCTCGCTCGCGATTTCATTACCGTCAATAATCTTCACGTTTCCTCCGAAGTGTGTAATCAGTTGAAAAGAATGGTCTTATTACCATGAACCAAGACCCGGTCTTCGAGGTGGTAGCGAAGACCGCGCGACAAGACTGTATTCTCAACGTCTTTGCCGAGACGCACCATATCCTGGATCGTATCACTGTGCCGAACGCGAACTACATCCTGCTCGATGATCGGCCCTTCGTCCAAATCTTCGGTAACATAATGACAGGTCGCCCCGATTAGTTTGACGCCCCTCGCCGCAGCCTGATGGTAGGGCTTCGCACCAATGAAAGAAGGAAGGAAACTGTGATGAATGTTGATCACCCTGTGGCGATACTTTTTGCAGAGCCATGAAGGGAAGATCTGCATGTAGCGGGCAAGAACGATTGTTCCGGGTGCCGCCTCTTCGATTGTGCTCGCAGTTTGCTGAAACGCTACAGCCTTCGCGTTCGGCTCCTTAGGTACTGGAATGTAGTGATAGGGGATGTCATACCAAGTCACCAAGTCTCGAAGAGACTCGTGGTTTGAAATGACACAGGGGATATCAATTCTCAGATCGCCGACTTTCCACCGATGAAGAAGATAGGCTAAACAGTGATCGAACTTGCTGACGAGGAAGACCACCCGCTCTCGCCGGTTGACATTCGTAATCCGCCATTCCATCTGCAATCTCTCACCGACCGGACGAAAGTTTTCTTCGAATCTGTTCAGTGCATCGGAGCCATCAGAGTCCACCTGAAAGTCGTATCGCATAAAGAACGTCCTCGTCGCCGGGTCCTCATATTGATTGGCTTCAACAATATTCCCTCCCCTGGACGAGATCGAGCGAGCAACTTCCGCTATGATTCCGATTTGATCCGGGCATCTCGCAACGAGCCGGAGATCAACGGAATCACTCATCATTCAGACGATGATACGACAACGTCGCACGGATACTGGTCTGCTTGTGCCTTTCGACGATTGGCTTGCGGGAACCCCCGTCCTCTTCGCCCCAAATGACATTGACTTCAGACCCATCGGCAATGTCTTCGTCAATCATGGCAAGCGAAAACCAACTCCCCACATTTGTCGTGTAGACGGTGTAGGTAGACAATCCAACGAACTCGTCCTCCAATAAGACCTTATCGAATGGTAGTGTAGAGTAGTAAGCGTTCGGCACCTCCATATACTTAAACGGCTCTCCTCCCCCAAGTTGGCTCGCGAATACCTTGAGAACGTCCTCGTTATCCCACTTGAGCCACACTTTTCGCTTGTGAGGGCGGTCGACCATTTTCTCCAAAGCACCGCGACCAACGAACTCATGGTCAAACTTCACATGGCGGCCGTATCCTAGGTCCCATGGAGTTTGATAGTAGTCTTCAATCTTATCCGAGTAAAAACTACCTCCGAGCGACGCATTTGCTTCGAAGCCATCTGCGCTCAACCATTCGCGGTAAGGTTTCATCTGATCGCCGGAGTAGATTGCCGGCATCGGAGAAGGAATCCAGCCGCTCTCGGGCGATACGGTCGAGTAAGCTCGACTCCCGCCCATGACGAGACCGAACTCGGGCCCAGCCTTCTGGAGCACCTCCAGAATGACATCCCGATCTTCGACGGGACCGTGAAGCTCAAGACCACCCATCCGCGACATGTTGTGGTTGAGGGCACGAACCTTCTTCCCGGCGATCTTCAAGTCCCCAAGATTGAAGAACTTGATCTCCGGAAACTCTCCCTCATGGACGCTCTTAATCAAATCGAGGGCGTTCGGCCCTTGGATTTGGTAGCGGTAGATCAACCGCGAGCCGTCGTTGCTAACCGTTCGCTCGTCCCGAGTGACCTCGACATCGTAATCACCCGTTTCTGCATGAAAATGAACCCAATTCGGAACCGAAGGTCTCCCGACTACACTGACCTTCGAGTCTGTGTGGCCAAAGAGAATCGCATCGCCGATTACGTAGCCATCGTAGTTACAGGCCACGATTTGCTTGGCTTTGTCTTTACCGAAGTTCTTCAAGGTGTTCACCATCACATCCGACAGAAGTCGTTTGACGTCCGGGCCTTCGAAATAGACATCGGTCATGTGGAACGATTGATCAAAGAGCACCACACTTTCCTGCCAAGCCCTCTGCTCATCTCTCCAGTTCGTGTATTGGGCAGGAAAAGGAAAGTCATAGCCTCCCACCTGAGCATGGCGAAGCATGTCCACCGGGCTTGAATGTTCCTGCAGCTTTTCTTCTAAGTTCTTCGTAGTCATAGGGCGTTTTTCAAGGATTGGTGATTCTAGAATTTTCTTTTTCTTAACATGAGTCTCGTTAACTGGGGTGAAAACCGGTCAGAAGCGTAGCACAGATTTTAGACGATTCTTGGACTAAGTGGCTCTCAGCTATTAGACTATTCAGCAACCGCAATCGAAGCCGTGTCCGAATAGTCAAAGGACGGCTCGCCCGATTGTCCAAGAATTACCCAGAAAACTCAGTAGTCTGTTGGGTGTAACTTCCTACGCATCCAATCCAACCTAGCCATGACCACTGCCGTAAACTACCCATCCGAATGGAGCCTCGAAATTGTGCCTATCCACGCTGACCGGGTTTCGGTTTTTTCTGGCTTAGTCGATGAGATTTTCGTCACAA includes these proteins:
- a CDS encoding Ig-like domain-containing protein, with product MSLFRSHLNASLFFSAFLLLSSTSQAAVTDFPVLNPDHPTFGLLYSNVNIGNTTIPSSTWPHANETLNAAYAYLHPQSPYRFNTLYLDRLKILLDARFDEYLSGDGLGDMSGCFQASYAYMLLKHHSPSDLTAAEISKWEEALIAFTDHQLSSRPELYDDYIVADSWHNGDIRMAMAVFFTGVVTSNTLYQNKGADAIDLYLTQCVVGDGAIHKSGFQNESASYRNWNIYFMLWWWTITGSPEMKAALDKTIPWVPLSVEPSGFPEQSTSVAVKHMYNGGRGQQAALITAYLYGDRYNYFFGQDVENELHDEWSILFAVYYNGGQIVPETPPSEFILYDRAILGPRIRTPEWLAVATSRNPQIPAPDHPDKGYEGKQTGRNTFVGAAALGPWSNNTSLKAALDGVAVEFKNKTGVTTDWARSNRDGGKYRFLAQDEQTYAIVRKNFGTLSTSYRISERVTGGSTPSWGPGTDWLGEQLWLLTKERVVGLVQIHNDAADQVYGLDTRIVLVGGRKPILGSYLDVVEVATDDFEFGELQVRVPQTTFTGPRSVQRTTVYGSNTDDDYTALLRLHDAADQNDDTLISYPAGTRRWAVVECTRKDTGYAVSAINVLPENSNVAVLQVIEGDRRFRLVQNLTGSNRSYTGNFWGAADGDASLHKSWTEVVEDVTPAPGSAVAMNVQLPAFGHAVVVSSDNPLDHSNEVDFYEDVFTEGNSIAALDQEVSVPQETQVGIRLESLGGTEVPSYAIKTPPANGTLIGTPPIVAYTPDLGFIGTDTFTFEVTNGEGDGDEGTVTLLVSDQDVVDVWYPSGQDVDRTFTNMTDKGFTLLFHDQSDNRGDVAAVTDFETPITLDEYGQRTMFLSFRISDITTSAGNENLLRIGFRNDDSGKTFDATLHYVFGYGSPGNFHDVRFAGNSDTAHFFSGGSTQDQGDLPDANALFTGNSSEIELQLTYLRNNGNGTHDYRATVFWDGQKHSSSTITRNTDTWDSAYVQANNPIFQVAGDGFTISDTVVGTRSESYFDLSYQYWAEEENLQATDLTTDFDEDKASDFMEFALGGVPTLPGHRSVIDLSVAASNGQTTFSFPRLKYYDALQTHYVVKTSHDLVDWEAVSVVPTVEPLNEKFDLVTITLPMLNESRAFFKLEIVPPN
- a CDS encoding Ig-like domain-containing protein, yielding MSLNLCNGLGVLLFVAANSTCFSSRVLDFPRLNPDSPIFSQLYSDVQVGNDSATGTGFNEGFECINAAYAYLHPQSPHQNNPAYLARLLVLLEARISRWENGQDLRDISGTFGTSYAYMLLKHHSPEDITSQQQAEWDRGIDKMCAEILEDSLLFDDHILASLWLNGEIRLALGVYCGGVALGNVDYQTKAQEAIDLVMSQAVVGDGASHYVGFNNEVATYRDTTINSFVWWWTLTGSPEIKAALNKTIPYVPMSVEPSGFQEQSTGIPYKHQYNGLRGLRASLMTAYLYGDRYNYYFGSDVENRYSAEYSILDAVYYQPGLSPQTPPSDFIVYDRAIMGPRGRWDDWAFVANGRNPQTPEPDHLNEGYEGTMIGKNTFVGALALGAWDNNTSLKAALDSVCVEFKNKAGQAIDLARSFGDGGIYRFLAQDEQTETVTRNTFGTLSTVYRLSDRVSAPASPTWGSGTDWIGKQLWLLTEDRLVGLVQIENEVEDTVYGLNARFVLVGGRINILGQYHELVEVVPDEVYDYGELSLRIHNENFGGGTSTTYQGITNRNELNADDRTAVLRLHDAQDTQNDTQISYPAGTRRYALVECIRSGNSFASKVENLLPNDPNFAVIEVTELSRKFRLIQNLTAGPLVYTGDIESEGSTTATLHRSWSETVDLLLTNGAGQTTLPMNLQVPAYGHAVVVVSSESRDHDGNTLFYEDLFTEGDTILAFDQTLETQEDTQLAILLDGFTGQETPTFALTSFPANGTLAGVPPVLAYRSNVGFTGTDSFTFSVTNSEGINDEGTVMIEVEEKNEKSAWYPSGSDIDRTFSNMDQTGFTLVFHDESDDRGDVAAVTDFDTPITLDYFDNKTLTFSFSIKDITTTVGAANLLRVGFRNNDSGSTFDATIHFIFGYGAPGDRRDVRFAGKSNTSHFFTGGPTQDMRSIPEANPLFTGNSSEITLSLTYLSSNGDGTHDYEARIEWDGGSHTSTTITRNTDTWDSAYIQANNPLFQVAGDGFTISDTEIFVEAPSFFELAYDHWLESYGISSSSEGSNFDQDEASDLTEFLLGGNPVNPYHSAYGPLSISSSGSIVTVSFPQRRFSSELGFDYLLKSSTDLVTWETVLTVPATAPLTDGFELSSVLIPLSTNQKEFFRLEVDFSD
- a CDS encoding tetrahydrofolate dehydrogenase/cyclohydrolase catalytic domain-containing protein, translated to MKIIDGNEIASEIIEELRKEVSEIKGPKPCISLIRVGNDPASISYVTKKQRVAAKIGIESRLILFEENVAKENLFEKIDTLNADPSVNGILIQAPLPEHIEEIETFNRVLPEKDVDGFSTFNIGKLCQEDPTGFVSCTPAGIMELIKRSGMETEGKHVVVLGRSLIVGKPSALLMVRKGVPGNSTITICHSRTANLAETTRQADILIAAMGRPNFVDAEMVKEGVGVIDVGINRIPDQSKKSGYRLVGDVDYESVSAKASWMTPVPGGVGPMTVAMLMKNTFRAFQLQAVRL
- the purU gene encoding formyltetrahydrofolate deformylase, with protein sequence MSDSVDLRLVARCPDQIGIIAEVARSISSRGGNIVEANQYEDPATRTFFMRYDFQVDSDGSDALNRFEENFRPVGERLQMEWRITNVNRRERVVFLVSKFDHCLAYLLHRWKVGDLRIDIPCVISNHESLRDLVTWYDIPYHYIPVPKEPNAKAVAFQQTASTIEEAAPGTIVLARYMQIFPSWLCKKYRHRVINIHHSFLPSFIGAKPYHQAAARGVKLIGATCHYVTEDLDEGPIIEQDVVRVRHSDTIQDMVRLGKDVENTVLSRGLRYHLEDRVLVHGNKTILFN